A window of the Tiliqua scincoides isolate rTilSci1 chromosome 5, rTilSci1.hap2, whole genome shotgun sequence genome harbors these coding sequences:
- the LOC136653161 gene encoding olfactory receptor 6M1-like, translating into MELSNSTKPIVTEIVLLGFSHLLQLQKPLFFLFLVMYILTLLGNTLVILVIRIDQRLHTPMYYFLKNLSWLEIIITTTVTPKMLTLLISKDNTISFFACALQGYVYFVAGSTEVLLLAAMSVDRFVAICIPLRYTAIMNSRVCLLMVLSCWLCSFFSISASMLLKAGLPVCGPNVIDHFFCDSGPVLEMICADIHFLQALDLTVSCFMLLSSVCVTIVSYICIIVTVMRMPSARGRKKAFGTCTSHITVASLYYGSSIFIYIKPAGSSSVEFNKIATVFNTVVTPVLNPIIYSFRNKTVKDAVRDALRRVALR; encoded by the coding sequence ATGGAGCTTAGCAACTCTACTAAGCCTATTGTCACTGAGATTGTCCTACTTGGCTTCTCTCATCTCCTCCAGCTTCAGAAAccgctcttcttccttttccttgtcaTGTACATACTGACTTTGCTTGGCAACACTTTGGTCATCCTTGTGATCCGGATAGACCAGCGTCTCCATACACCTATGTACTACTTCCTCAAGAACCTCTCCTGGCTGGAGATTATCATCACTACAACTGTCACGCCAAAGATGCTCACCCTGCTTATCTCAAAGGATAACACAATTTCATTCTTTGCCTGTGCCCTGCAAGGGTATGTCTACTTTGTGGCTGGCTCCACTGAAGTCCTTCTTTTGGCTGCCATGTCAGTGGACCGCTTTGTGGCTATCTGCATCCCACTGAGATACACAGCTATAATGAACAGCCGAGTCTGCCTGCTGATGGTCTTGTCTTGTTGGTTGTGCAGCTTCTTTTCCATTTCAGCATCCATGCTACTCAAGGCTGGCCTACCTGTATGTGGCCCCAATGTTATTGACCATTTTTTCTGTGACAGTGGCCCTGTGCTAGAGATGATATGTGCTGATATTCACTTCCTCCAGGCCTTAGACTTGACAGTTTCCTGTTTCATGCTTCTCAGTTCTGTATGTGTGACAATTGTCTCCTATATCTGCATCATTGTCACTGTGATGAGGATGCCCTCTGCCAGAGGCAGAAAGAAAGCTTTTGGCACATGTACCTCTCACATCACTGTGGCATCCCTTTATTATGGCAGCTCCATCTTCATTTACATCAAGCCAGCTGGAAGCTCTTCCGTGGAATTCAACAAGATTGCCACAGTATTCAACACCGTGGTGACCCCAGTGCTCAACCCCATCATTTATAGCTTCAGGAACAAGACTGTGAAGGATGCAGTGAGAGATGCACTTCGGAGAGTTGCTTTAAGATAG
- the LOC136653162 gene encoding olfactory receptor 6M1-like produces MALSNSSMPIFTEFVLLGFSHLLQLQKPLFFLFLVMYILTLLGNTLVILVIRIDQRLHTPMYYFLKNLSWLEIIITTTVTPKMLTLLISKDNTISLFACALQSYVYFVAGSTEVLLLAAMSVDRFVAICIPLRYTAIMNSRVCLLMVLSCWLCSFCSISASMLLKAGLPVCGPNVIDHFFCDTGPLLEMICGDIHFLRVFDLALSCFNLLSSVAVTIVSYICIIVTVMRMPSARGRKKAFGTCTSHITVASLYYGSSIFIYIKPAGSSSVEFNKIATVFNTVVTPVLNPIIYSFRNKTVKDAVRDALQRVQVSLRKET; encoded by the coding sequence ATGGCGCTTAGCAACTCCTCTATGCCTATTTTCACTGAGTTTGTCCTACTTGGCTTCTCTCATCTCCTCCAGCTTCAGAAAccgctcttcttccttttccttgtcaTGTACATACTGACTTTGCTTGGCAACACTTTGGTCATCCTTGTGATCCGGATAGACCAGCGTCTCCATACACCTATGTACTACTTCCTCAAGAACCTCTCCTGGCTGGAGATTATCATCACTACAACTGTCACGCCAAAGATGCTCACCCTGCTTATATCAAAGGATAACACAATTTCATTATTTGCCTGTGCACTGCAAAGTTATGTCTACTTTGTGGCTGGCTCCACTGAAGTCCTTCTTTTGGCTGCCATGTCAGTGGACCGCTTTGTGGCTATCTGCATCCCACTGAGATACACAGCTATAATGAACAGCCGAGTCTGCCTGCTGATGGTCTTGTCTTGTTGGTTGTGCAGCTTCTGTTCCATTTCAGCATCCATGCTACTCAAGGCTGGCCTACCTGTATGTGGCCCCAATGTTATTGACCATTTTTTCTGTGACACTGGTCCTCTGCTAGAGATGATATGTGGTGACATTCACTTCCTTCGGGTCTTTGACTTGGCACTTTCCTGTTTCAATCTTCTCAGTTCTGTAGCTGTGACAATTGTCTCCTATATCTGCATCATTGTCACTGTGATGAGGATGCCCTCTGCCAGAGGCAGAAAGAAAGCTTTTGGCACATGTACCTCTCACATCACTGTGGCATCCCTTTATTATGGCAGCTCCATCTTCATTTACATCAAGCCAGCTGGAAGCTCTTCCGTGGAATTCAACAAGATTGCCACAGTATTCAACACCGTGGTGACCCCAGTGCTCAACCCCATCATTTATAGTTTCAGGAACAAGACTGTGAAGGATGCAGTGAGAGATGCACTGCAGAGAGTTCAAGTTTCTTTAAGAAAGGAAACTTAA
- the LOC136653164 gene encoding olfactory receptor 14A16-like, which yields MAYDRYVAICHPLHYMTVMKRGTCLQLAGSAWMAGFLNACLHTGTIFSMPFCSNIINQFFCEIPHLVKILCDDSYLHEMWMLLLSAALGLSCFVCIIMSYVKIFTTVSRMSSVENRQKALSTCIPHLIVVSLLLGTGILSHFMLSSSSSYNSDEVLAVIYSVLPPMMNPIIYSMRNKDVKSALWKLLYPKFPTKNMIPHVHL from the coding sequence ATGGCCTACGACCGTTACGTTGCCATCTGCCATCCTCTTCACTATATGACTGTGATGAAAAGGGGAACCTGTCTACAACTGGCAGGTAGCGCATGGATGGCAGGTTTCCTTAATGCTTGTCTGCACACAGGGACCATTTTTTCAATGCCCTTCTGCTCCAACATCAtcaaccagttcttctgtgaaattccACACCTAGTCAAGATCTTATGTGATGATTCATATCTCCATGAAATGTGGATGCTTCTCCTTAGTGCAGCCTTGGGTCTCAGCTGCTTTGTGTGCATTATCATGTCTTATGTGAAGATCTTCACCACAGTATCAAGAATGTCCTCTGTGGAGAACAGGCAAAAGGCCTTATCCACTTGCATTCCTCATCTCATAGTTGTCTCCTTGTTACTTGGTACTGGTATCCTTTCCCATTTCATGCTAAGTTCCAGCTCTTCATATAACTCGGATGAAGTGCTTGCTGTGATATATTCTGTATTGCCACCAATGATGAACCCAATAATCTACAGCATGAGGAATAAGGATGTCAAGTCTGCTCTGTGGAAGCTGCTGTACCCAAAGTTTCCAACCAAGAATATGATCCCTCACGTTCACTTATGA